The Buteo buteo chromosome 6, bButBut1.hap1.1, whole genome shotgun sequence genomic interval CTTACGTTCAGGAATATCAGCCTTATTGGGATTGCTGGCATTTCCAAGCATTGGACTAGCTGGTGCAATTCCTCTTCCTGCAACAGCACTACTGCTGGATTTTCTTGACTGAATTCCTTCCTCTTTGAGGTCACTGTCTGTAGTACTAGTCTGGCTTCTTTTGGGATATGCCACTACTGAGGGGATGGATGGTCcagcttaaaaaagaaacacaaaagaaacaggaaaaggatttttcttctcagaagttCAGTAGCTATTTTTCTCTACAATGGAAACGTATTCACACATGAGAATCAAAATAATTAACACTGGGAATCAGAGTTGCAAAAAggtaattatttaaattatcaAAGTACACATATTtcagaagacagcaaaatattgtgaaaaacaaaaacctttccAGGTGAAGATACTACTTGATTTCCATGAAAAAATTATGAATTTCACGGAAGCTTCTGGTGTTTGAGTATTGGCACTGGTTTGGCTTGCTACAAAAACCCCTTTAGAGTCACCTTAAAGACACTTAACAAGTAACTGACTCATGCAAACCAGATGATCCttcattagcacaaagctggcaCATGCTGTTCAAGCCAGCTTCTGATAAAACCAGGCTCCTGAGACAGGTACCTGGTGACAGAACCCTGGACCACCAGCAGCACTAACAGCCAGTGGACTGCACTCCTGGAACAGCCCAGAAGCAGCAGCGGTTTGCCACTAGCCTCCCTGGGTGTGTCAAGAACAgaaaactgctccagcacaccTGAGAATGAGGCAGCCCATTCAACAGTGGCAAGCTCCCTCTTGCTTTAATAGGTTCCTGCACACTGGGAAAAGCATGCAAGTACATCAGGATTGTGTTTTCTGCTGTCTCAATTACACCTTCTCAGAAGAGGATACATCAATTTTGTAGTTAGTGTTTTAATAACAATCAAAAagtgtatgtatacacacaaacatctaaaaatacagatgactatatataaaatacataaatatatagagaatatatatattaaaaagcatcagaaaacacagtaaCTGTCATCCCAGGAGACTCCCCAAGGAAAGCAACCTCTGAACGCACCTGAGGTATTTAAAAGCAGACCTAAACACAGACTCCTTTTATGAGTTAGTGTCTGAGCAGGAAGATGGTTAAGATATTTAGAAAACCCTAAGCTACTACCTTGCACACTCATTAAACAGTAGAGTTCTAAGTCTGTCTGAGTCACTGTTCTTTAGAAATTTAATTCCTGCAGGACAATCAAGTGACACTACCCTCAGGAAACAGGAAACAAGAAATATTGGCAAACTGACATTTCTTCGTTTTAGACACAAGCTGACCTACTAgtgccaaagaaaacaaaagctgaacaGACATACAAGAGCATGGGGGAGGAGTGCTGTGCTTTTCATGAAAAAGGGGGTTGCAACACTCTCTTCAATTTGTGTAACAAGACTTCCCCAGCACGGTCAGGAATGCAAGGGACAAGACAAGGCAAAATAAGAGAATTAAGTTGCTGTATTCAGCATTCCTCTAGAATGCTGTTTTTGAAGGCTttataaaaccatttaaaaaaaaattggttctTCAGTGAATTATTTAACCACCATGCTGTGAGCTACACTGTTGTCGTCCTCCTTACCTTTAGGGGATGGAGACAAATTCAGAAACCAAACAGAACTGGAAGTCACTATATTCTGCaacactgaaaatgagaatTGCTCACCGTGATCACTGTACCGCCGCTGTTTCTGGCTAGAAGATATGCTTCTCTGAACTTTGTGATGAGGAGATTGTCCAGTGCTATTATTAAGATCACTACTTGGCCTAACTTTGGCAAGTGAAAGATTGCTGCTGGAGCTTGAATCACTTGCATCCAACTACAATACAAATGAGAATATTAGAACAAGGAGTTCAGACAAAACAAATTCAACATCCACCATATTAGGGGAGCAGTAACAGGGAGACAGAAGGAAGATGGCTCTGGTACATAGGAAATTTTGAGTCAGCAAGGAAGTTGCTTAGAGGTCCCTTCTCTTAGATTCTTGTGCAACTGTCTTAGGTAAAACTCAAGTGGAATTTGCAGCTCCTCAAAGGACAATCAGATAAAGAAAACCCATCTCCTTTCAATAGTGTCTCCTCAGAGTTCTCTTAAGATTTTAACAGGAAGAGAGAATACATTTTGTGGAAGCCACCACACCAACTCCTACAGCAGAGGAACCAAGAGCAGCTTACAGATGCTGAGCCCTCTCAGCATCATATGGAAAAGTAATCTACAACGTGGGAATGTTTTTAGGTTGATCGGTCCTGCTCCTtggttcttttaaaatatctacagCTGGCATATTCACACTTGAGCTCCTAGACTAGACAGGACAGTAACTGGCATACAAAGTCCTTCAGAGGAGTAACTGCTGAGTAAGCAGGGTAGTTTTGGGGAGCCTAAAGGCAAGAGTTTACTGACTCAGATCAAGGTGAGAACAAACATAGCATCATTTGGACAGCTGACACTGATGATTAGCATAATGTGCTTTTAAGCATAATGGACTTTTGTGCAGGAATGCAATGCCTATAGTTACTGACTTAATTTTTGCTTCTAACTTTGCTATGGACACTTTTggattcttttgtttctttgcatttttaagaatGGTACTTACCTCTGATGATTTCCTTCCTAGCAGTAAGTATGTAGCTGTGATTTCATCATACTTCATTTTACTAAGGGATTCCTGAATTTCTTCTTGAGAATATCCCATTCCTACCATAATatctaaaaacaaacacacattcTGTAAGTAACAGAAATACTCTGATGTTTAGCCTGGCTGAGTGTTTAAGTTCAAGAGAAAGAATGGAACACTTTAAAGAATTAAACTAAACGATTAAGTGTGAGAACATAAGCCTGATGAAgtatcattattaaaaaaattagttattttttccaaatggcaAACAAATACAGAGtggtggaggaaaaaaccaTGCCCACATCATGCAAACAGTATGCTGAAAAATACTCAGTTACCTATTCTTTTCTGGTCCGAGATGTCTAATTCTGGTTCAACAAAAGGTTTAAGTTCGTCCTCCTCATGCCCTGCATTGATCCACCTGTCCTTCATAATTTGCTAAAAAGAAAGGGTTTTGTTAGTACAATACActcaccagaaaagaaaatgagctgtTGAAAAAACAACTCCCCTATCTACCAAACACCAAGGCCTcttctagtttttcttttccagaacaGGTGCCAACACCTACTCGGTTTTGTTTTGCTCCAGTGAGGAGACCAACTACGCACATCAAGCCCGGCTGCTTCCCAATCAGCTGTATTCTAGCACATAGCTGAAAGCCAAAAGTCTGTAACACAGACCAGCAGCAGCGTGACAACTCTGACAAGTTTAGTAAGTCCAGGCTTGACTATGGAAGTCCACGGAAGCCAGTATTGTTTTAGCCTTTCTCCTCCATGATGGAACAAAATGCAGGCAAAAGGCAACCCCATCATAACCTAGCAGTTAACACTTCCAGTACACATCTAAAAATGTGGAAAACGTCCTGATGGATCATCCATTAATGCAGGAATCCACAAGGTAACCATCAGGAAAAGTTATATGACATATGCAGTGTAGTCTCACATCCATTTTGAAAGTAACTGTGGAGTCAGCTTTCTTGTAACCCCAGtaaacaaaatcttaaaaaaaaagtcacatgcTTTACTCAACaatcccccaccccactccaaATAAACTATACAGGAACAGTACGACAATAATCAGTCGCAActcaaaaatacagtttgaaaaATATAGCGTCTAGCTTTCTGATGCACCTTATTTGTGCCATTACCTCTAGAGTGCCTCTTTTTGTGGGGTTTAGCACCAGGAAACGTTTGAGGAGGTTTTCACAGTCTGTGGACATGTAGAAAGGAATCCTGTATTTTCCCCTTAGCACTCTTTCTCTAAGTTCCTTGGTAACAGAAGAAGAACAGACAGTAAGTTGTAAGCAGCAAATCACTTAAAACATTAGATAAACATGCCCAACATGTTCCACAAAAACGCACCTTTAAGTTCTGTCCATCGAAAGGAAGAGATCCACTCACAAGGGTATAAAGAATAACACCTAAACTCCAAACATCTACTTCAGGTCCAtcatattttttcccttgaaaaagCTCTGGAGCAGCATATGGTGGGCTGCCACAAAAGGTGTCCAGTTTATTTCCAACTGTAAACTCATTGCTAAAACCAAAGTCAGCTATTTTAATGTTCATATCTGCATCTAGCAATAGATTTTCAGCCTGGAATAGAAAGAATGGTTTGTAAGATGAACTTAAAACACTTGATTTAGAATGCTATTGTCCATTTTTACTCATTcttaaaagacagaaagctgaaatatcTGTTAACATTCACTTCCTTGCAATGTCTTTAGGTATGCTTTACTCTATCATTCACATATCTCCTATTTTAAAGGTCTCTGTACAATGGCTTCAGACTATGCAAGCTGTTATGCTACCTGAAAACTGTGTTATTACCATCTGTTTTCTCCACAGAAATGTATCCTGAGCTATTGTAATTTAGATTTTGATCTATTAAGATGAAAACAAGATATAGTCTCACTATCCATACTTTATGTGGTATTCTTGCAAAAGTTTGGTAATATACATAACCTTTAAACTCTTTTCAAgaggtttgttgggtttttttggtggtagtgttttgtttgttgttgggtttttggtttttttttgcttttttttttgtttgtttgttttttaagttacaAAACTATGATATGTTGAACAAGTTATGTGGCGACACTTAACACAACAGGCACAATTTAAAGAAGGGATATACCATTTCATGCCAAGCTACAAAGCACCATACTTCAGTTGCATGATCACAACTGGTAATTCATTCTGTTCGAGACCAAAACTTGTCATACCTCTATCAAActacccttaaaaaaaaaaaaaaaaaaaaaaattctcagctAACACTGACCTGCATGAGATTTGAATCTGACTACAGGGTGAGAGGCTATCTTTCAGCAGCCattaaatttctgtatttaaaagccTTACAAATCCTCttccttttatttgaaatggtTCTATACTGTAAACATTCCTCAAAACTTGCTAtaacacaagcaaaaaaataaactaactAGAAAGCTTAATACACACTAAATTTTATCAGCACAATAAAGATCACACCCACAAGTACAGAAGCTGACACGCACTGACACACTTCACGCACTTTTTCCTACTCACCTTGAGATCTCTATGAACAATATGCTTTTGGTGGCAATACTGCACTGCAGATACTATCTGGATAGAAAACAAGCCCAATTATGTAAGTGACATCTCAAAGAAACAGGAGTTTTAATCAAAAAGTTCAACACTTATTACTGAAGTTGACATGTACTTATCCACTCAAGAGCAATGTAACCAACTACTATACTGACCAGCGTATTTGAGGAAAAGCTGCTAAATAACTTAGGTGTCTGTTATTTGATCTATTTGGTTTCTACTATACTTGAAAGAggagtttgtttttcctgtgtgcCTAATTATAGACCAGTAGAAGCAATGACTTTCAGAAAGGTTACTGAAGTATTTCCATTCCAATACTGTATACAGCAATAAAAGCTTCCCCTCTAGACTGAAGTGTTCAGTCCCTCTCCAAAGGTGAGTTTTCATGCTGCAGCATGGAGAGAAAAGGGTAAGAAACAAGCTCAGCTACTAGAGAAACTACCAGGAAACAGCTTGTTTGTCAAAACTTCCGCAGTGAGAAGCAACTGTGCATCTGACAGAGGTCTGTTAAGTGCATATGGTTTATTGTATGTTGTATACTGTACAAGAGTAGCAAgctgaatggaaaaaacctctctctgtctctcaaGTGTAATGGAATAATTTCTTCCATCATAGTTTCCAAATATCATTtagtttttcctgctttatatAGCGAACTATATAAGCTATTTACACAGTACAATGTCCTAGTACATTGCTTTAGAATCATAAGCATTGCTGCAAAACTCTACATGTATGGAAAAGCTGGATAAAGTCTTGTTACATGATCACAAATGCAGTCAAACACATTTTATTGTCATGGATACGTG includes:
- the MARK3 gene encoding MAP/microtubule affinity-regulating kinase 3 isoform X12, which codes for MQVGIVSAVQYCHQKHIVHRDLKAENLLLDADMNIKIADFGFSNEFTVGNKLDTFCGSPPYAAPELFQGKKYDGPEVDVWSLGVILYTLVSGSLPFDGQNLKELRERVLRGKYRIPFYMSTDCENLLKRFLVLNPTKRGTLEQIMKDRWINAGHEEDELKPFVEPELDISDQKRIDIMVGMGYSQEEIQESLSKMKYDEITATYLLLGRKSSELDASDSSSSSNLSLAKVRPSSDLNNSTGQSPHHKVQRSISSSQKQRRYSDHAGPSIPSVVAYPKRSQTSTTDSDLKEEGIQSRKSSSSAVAGRGIAPASPMLGNASNPNKADIPERKKSSAVPSNNTAPGAMTRRNTYVCSERTTADRHSVIQNGKENSLTEMFAYAASPASVCTTSFSSVRLRHQKSMSMSASVHTKMMLPPIDNGADNFRPITIPDQRTPVASTHSISSATTPDRIRFPRGTASRSTFHGQLRERRTATYNGPPASPSLSHEATPLSQTRTRGSTNLFSKLTSKLTRRNMSFRFIKRLPTEYERNGRFEGSSRNVAVDQKDENKEAKPRSLRFTWSMKTTSSMDPNDMMREIRKVLDANNCDYEQRERFLLFCVHGDGHAENLVQWEMEVCKLPRLSLNGVRFKRISGTSIAFKNIASKIANELKL